A region of the Argopecten irradians isolate NY chromosome 16, Ai_NY, whole genome shotgun sequence genome:
GTTTGTAGATGTTTTTATGCAAAAACAATTTTGGTCTTGCTCTTAATATGTAAATTTGTAAAAGTTCAAACCTTCATGGAATCTAAGTTTTCACCCTGTATGACCTTTGATCCCTTAGTTTTCACCCTGTATGACCTTTGATTCCTTTGATTACATGAAGAGTAGAAGGAACCAAAAGTTTTGAATATCCAGTAATATGCAGGTGAACCCATGGCATCTTGCAAGATATTATGCTGATCACTAGGTAGGGAGGTCCTAAATTGACATCCCTCCATTACTGTTGgtgatgatttttgttttatgccCACACCATGAAAAAGGGTAAGGGGACATAATATTGTTTTACCCATATCTCAGGCAATACTTCCTGATGTAAACTGTATGTTAATTTGTTACATTTGACAGGTGCCAGAGCCTGACCCACGTCACATGCCCCCAGGTTGGGGCGGTCGACCTTTGGAGCCAGAGGACACTGCCATGGACATATTTGAGGTAATGAATGATCTATTTTAGTTAACATATTGATTGGATGAGCACagagaaaatattttcagatattttgaaacaaaatagaTTTCACTGAATGGTTTTGATGAAATGTTCTCTGGGAACAAAAACCAGCACCCATCAAAAGACAAAACAATTGGTGAAATTACACCTAGCAATTAGATTGAGTCGTGTACAAGATACAATAAAATCTGCCTTATTGACCAATTTGTATAAAGGCCACCTGTTTTAATGAGACCACTTTCTCTGggtcccaaatggtcaatttcaacacaatttgacctgtgtctAAAAACCACCTGGCCGATGACAAATGCTTTTTACTTGAtccctttggtggtctttatagacaggtatatgGTAAAGCAACATTGAACTGAGAAGTATTCCTGAGAATCTCTCTGTTTTAGTGTACAAAGTATTATATGTATGGTGCTCTATCAGATTGCACGTAGGTACCGTCTGGAACACATGGAGTCGGACTACTCACAGGAAGAGGATGTGAAGGATGAAGATGAAATTGCGGAGGACAAAGGCGTACAACTCATGCCCTGCATGCAAAATCGTAATAAAGTGACCAAGAAAAAAAGGTCCAAGAAAAAGAGTCAGGGGTATGAGAGCGATGAAAGTGAGGAATATGAGGGTTACTCTCAACAGAGGCGGGTCTCGCTCCTTCCGCCGGAGAAAGATCCAAAGGTAGAAGGCAGTGGATGTCTGCATGGTGTGTCTTCACATTGACTCACAGTGACTCATGCTAACTCAATGCCTGTATCAGAAGAGTTTATCTTCATATTGACTCACAGTGACTCATGCTAACTCAATGTCTGTATCAGAAAAGTTTGTCTTCATATTGACTCACAGTGACTTATGTTAACTCTAACTCAGTGCCTGTGTCAGAAGAGTTTACCTTCACATTAACTCACTAGTGACTCATACTTACTTAATGTATGTCTGTATCAGAGGAGTTTGTCTTCACATTAACTCACTAGCCTAAGTGCTTCATGCTAACTCAATGCCTGTGTCAGAAGAGTTTGTCTTCACATTAACTCACTAGTCTAAGTGACTCATGCTAACTCAATGCCTGTGTCAGAAGAGTTTGTCTTCACATTAACTCACTAGTCTAAGTGACTCATGCTAACTCAATGCCTGTGTCAGAAGAGTTTGTCTTCACATTAACTCACTAGTCTAAGTGACTCATGCTAACTCCATGCATGTATCAGATTTGATTGGCTTTCACATTTATTCACTTGCTTTCACTGACTCAAATCTTAATTAAGTTTGCTGTGCTTTACTCGACTTGCTTTCAGCTTTGACTAACTCAATTCCTTGTCTGAATGTACTTTCATTGATTGCTGAGTTGCTCATTGCTTGAACGGTCTGCATACTTTCACATTCACTGCTGCTTTGACTCACACTACTCAAATCTTACGGTTAAGTACTTTTTGCTTGCTGTTGCCTTTCACATCGACTTGCTTTCAGCTGAGGTTTGACTCACACTACCTCAATTCCTTGATTGTTATGCGCGTAGTGCAGTACTTTCACATTGACTTGCGAGACTCATCCGATCCGATAATCGCACAAAATGATCGGTTCAATTTTCTATTCAAATTGCGTTATCTCTATAAAGCTGTTTTGCCTCTCTGTTATGAGAGTGGATACTGAAAACAAAAACTCTGTTTTTGACTGTATTTGGTAAGTCTGTTAAGCCATTATAATTTACTTGATTGTTATTCAGTGCGACTCTCATCTTAGCTGCATTTTAGAAATGTGTTGTGCCTTCACATTGACATGCAGTGAGCTGGGACTCTTACTAACTGAATATATGGAACAGTGTGATGCGCTTTTGCCTTTTAATTACACTAACTGAATTCCAGGAACAGTCTGCTGTGGTTTCATATGGACATGCTGATGGTTGACTCATCTTAACTCAAACTTCTGTATTGATTTGTTTAGCCTGCATAGTTTACTTATTGTGCGTGGTGACTCACAATAGCTCAATTTTAGATATTATGTCTGTTGTGCCTTCACATTAACTTGCTTTTATATTTGTCTGGTACTCATTAATTCCCAGAAACATTCTGTTATGCCTTGCTTGGATCATTTAAACACAACCATCATTTGTTTTCTGCCATGGATTAATAGACTCACATTTATGGTTTGTTTTAATCATTATTAACATCATGGGCTCACATCTATTATATATTAGtacaatgatcagaaacaaaacaaactataattctgtatattttactgataaattaaatatgtatatgaaaacatcaaacaaatttGTTTGCATATGTCTTTTAACAATTTTCATAGCTTAGCTCATCAATGCATATTAATTTAAGCTGattgaaagaaaaagaaagttttGCCCTTAGTTATAACTTTAATTGGCATGGTATATTATAAAGAAATTCAAGTTTGTCCTGTATAAATAACTGGCTTTGTGGCCCTTAAACAAATGATATCTGATGATTTGACTTCAGTAATAAAGATAGTATCGAGTGCTATAGTAGATGCTGGAGAGTTCAATGtctgtttattttcaaaattattgtaAAGATTTGATCAGTTATtagaaataaagtttatattgtCAATAAATTCCAGACTGCGGCACCATTTACGTGGGCTGATGACGATGAGGCGAGAAGATCAACCCTAAATCCATTCCAGAAGTTGACGGCAATGGTGAGAGCATCATCTACATTATCAAATGCCTCGTCCATCAGGGGAGGCTACTCCAAAAACAGCCGACGGTCCACACCTGTGACACCTAGATATGAATGTGAGTGTTAGAAATAAATGAAAGTCCTGTTAATCCAATCATTACTTTTATCTGCAAATACCAGATTGCTCAGAATTCCTTTAactataaaacacatttatttttgcatatacAATATCTTGTGTCTCTTGcaaaattactaaaaaaaatgttgttatcATAATATTGGTTTATAGTAACACAACTTATTCATGTCCTGTCCATCCAAGAAATGTTTAGAGCCCCAATTAAGTCCATTACAATTTTCTTATTATTCAGTAAAGAACCATCTGTAAGATTTTAACACCACTAATGTAAAATGAAGGGTATGTACGATTTACCTTGTCTATCCTGTCATTTCTGGTCTCCGTACAGTGTCATCAGGTTTATATCGAGATGAAAACATTTATCCTACAGCCAATTCTAGTTAACCATCATGATTTAAAAAATCAGTtgacataaaaaaacaatttgaaattgtacaaatgattccAGTGAAGTCTAAGAAGTTGGAGTTTGGCAGTCGTAATGATCTGGAGACGCCTGACTCCATGCGTGGAGTAAGGAAACTGACCAAGTCAGGTGGAGCCCAGAGTAGAGAGCGGTCGAAATCCTTCAAACTGACCAACATGGTCGTGGATGAAGACTCCACTAACGTTCGGTTTAAGGTTAATATTCTCAACTGGAAAAATGggtgttattttatttatacatagAAATTGTGCAACCTAACTCCCAAATCATTGCAGTgaatattttgcaaaatttctAATTCTTCTTTAAATAGAGGCtagtattaattaaaaaatgattcTCAAACTTTTAAGTAAATCTTTGAGGAAGAATTGGATAGTTGACGTTTTCCTCAGTGATACCACATACCGAAATCAGGTTGCTATGCCCTATATTTTGAtctttcatttacatttaagataaaaaaacattgtCTGGAATGTATTTCCTTTATTATAAGGTACTGAATTGGGTCACTTTGACCTATATATTACCTTTTACCtcaatttcgaaaaaaaaacatttcctaTCTTTGTCAGTATTAGGTGAGAGAAAAATAACCTTATGGTACATAAAATAGGAGACTTGATTCATTAAATTGTCTTGTTTGATCTTTAATAattctgcatattacagagttatctgcacttgcgagtaggtattgattgttatgtcatgTTTGTGAGaatgtaacgtcatatttttctgaGAAAACAAAGTGAATTAAGCTcacaaaaaaaatgatgtaacaattgacacctacccgcaagggagctaactctgtaatatgcaaagacggaatacctTTTACCAACAGGACCAGTCAGGAAAGCGAGGCAGCATGCTTGGTAACGGTGACATGGACACCATACAGAAACTACTGGAGGAGGACTGGTTCGCGGACATGAGAGGCACCCCGTCCTTCGACAGTATCATGCAACGTCTACTGACACTCCTTGACACAGATGATCCTGAACTCCACGCTAAAATCTGTGACTACATACTGGATCTTCACAAGTATGTTATATATCTTATGTCTTTGATTTCATCAGCTTTGTTATCTGGCTTCTATATTTTTTCCAGGAAAAATATATCTGTTAGTTTTCATATAAGGAGGATTTTgctttgttgatatttttcagaaaaatacaaaatgttaatCTGCAAAATAAGTTATGGCTCAATCATATTCTTATAATCAGATCATGAATTTTTATAGTCCCTGTAGCAAAGTTGAGGTGGAGTATACTGGAATCGAGTCGTCCTTCTGTCGGTCTGTTTATCTGTCTGTAGTCAGAACTTTGTGTGGCAAACTTCTCCTAAACTACTtaacaaattttgataaattttggtACACAGAATCCTGACATAAAAGAAAGTTATGTCagctatatagggttctgcagtGTCCTCTTTAAATTGAGTtaatactaaatttgtgcagcaggGATATTATTcatccactctggtgacagttctagttttaattgttaattttcttttgttcattAAGTCATAACCATGGTTTTATTTTAATCTTGAAAATACTATTTTGTGCTGTATGATGTTTATCAGACAGGTATATGTTCATTTTGTTTCACCTCATCCCCCCTCTTTCCCTCCAGAATCTGTATAAATAAAAGCTCTGTGTTACTCTTCCCACAGGGACCTTGGAATACCAGATATGTACCTGGACAGAATCGTTCACAAACTGTCTGCCCAGCTGGGGAACTCTCCAGGCAAAAGCAACAACTTGCAAACCCTGAAACAGATCGGTGGTACTCGTCCTGATGTCCTCGCCACTCTCTTGCCTCGCCTAATTGACAGCAATGTTAGTAATTTGCAGCAggtgtttttagctcaccattACAGATGCTTTTTGTCCATCGTCTGTTCATACacaattcttgttattgctattACATATAAAGTAATGGAGGGATcttcctcaaatttcatatgtaggttctcttTGAAACCTATtattgcatattgcatttttggactgatcagACAACAAGATAGCCaacaggcagtcatcttggcCTTTGACAATTAATTGagttaattaataatattgCTTTTTCAGTGTTTTCTTGCTTTAGTTCAAGTTCATACCAGAATTGCTTCCTTGACATTATATTTTCAAGTTAGAGTATCTAAAGATctaggtcactgttactaaaaatgaaatattcatttctaTGCAAAGATTCAAGTTGTGCTTTGCTTTTAAGGTGCAAAACTCAAATGTAAAGGTCAAGTCTGTTGCTAAAAAGAGAACATTTGTTTCCATTTGATTTAAGATTACTCAAATTACAGGTCATGAATTCTTTTTGATGGAATTCGTGTTTCAGCCTACTAAAAgattataaaagaaatattttgatgtataaaGATTGAGATGAATCTGTTACAGTCTGATGTCCGTGATGAGACAGCAAACATCTTATCTGAGTTAGTGGGAGTTAATAACAAAGACGACCTGCTACAGTTGATGCAGGACATGGGACTTAAGAGTCAGTACAACAGTAAGGAAGAGGAGGTATGCACCAAATCATCATCACTTGGGTTCCAAGTTCAAACCAAAATAGCTAATATTTGATTGCTTGACTGTCTATAGTGCTTATATTTCAGAACATTATTAACTTATCTCAAGGTTGATTCTACTATCATTTTAAGGCTGCTAAACATTCCCCTTCTAGCAGCCCCATTTTAAATTGTCTGATTGGTGTTAAAATTCCCAACAGGTTGTCTGTGAACTGTGAAAATGATCAGGAAATTCCTATCCTGTATTTTAGTCACACCATTTCAAGTGTTTAGATGATATATAGTTCTTGAGTGCAAGCGTCTATGTGATCTAAATAACAAACATCATCATTACATGCTGAAATGAAGCAAATCGCgttgaaaacataaaaatgtgGGATTTGTGAACAATATGATTTGATGCATTGATATATAATGaagttaacatatatatatgaataagtTTACGAAGCAACTGAATGATCATGTGTCAGTCTGCGCATAGGCGGCAGTCTATGTCACATCTGCCACTTCGTTTATCACTTTATATTGGctatttatttgaaatagtaagtaaataaaaCAGTGATGACTTTGTGTCatatagataatgatataactaCAAGATTTTGCAAAATTTCCCCACAACTTTGCACTGAGTAATATGAACAGTTCGTCGGTCATCAGCGTTCAAAGAGAAACTGAATTTTTTTGAATATGGATTTTTAACCGATTTCAGTCATGATACTATCATGTTTAAAATGATTATCACATTTGGCaaatcagtatttcatttaaTTGCATGTTTTTAAAGAAGGTGAAAGCAAGTATATTTTCTTGTATTGGAAAGCTGCTTACACCAGAAACATAAAATACACTATACTAATATGTCATTTTGTGATGGACGGCAGTCAAGAAATCTTTCCATtcctgtattttttttatttattttttttttttttatgaattaagtTATATTGAGACAAAAGCTTAGCTTATTTAATATCCATGacattatttttccaaaactttttatgataataacaaaaatgtattgtcTAAAAGCTGAAcacacaaaatattatattaatgaatATAATTACATAGCAGATAAAATCTATAATGTAATAGAAAAGTGTTGGTTTTCATTTAAATCAGAAAATGTGGTGAAGTCACAAAAATTCCCCTCAAAGCATGGAAATTTCCAATCCAGCTGCCAGGGGCACTGTTTGAAAAATGGTAAAATCAGCCTTGTATCTTCATCTGTTTCACTAATATTGCCGAATgattcaattatatatatatatgccatacATTTGCTAGATACATAGAAATTAACAGATTATTTTTTACTGATCACCATCATAGTTTATACCAGAGTAGATCTGGCTGCACATGGATTAAGGGTTTGATGACCTTTGTGTGACCTCTTTGACATATTATTTCAGGAGGAAGCATTGAAAGCCCTAGCCATGCGGTTGGACATCCCCTATAGATCAGATAGTTTTAATGATTGGATTTCAAACTGGGTGGACGAATCATCTTCTCTGTACTATGAGGATGCAGAACTGAAGGTAACAATTCACAATTGTTTTCATGTCCCTATGAGTGAAACAATCTTATGAAATCattgaggatctgacaacatcccaccGGGGTCACATTCTACTAacttaaaaatgctccaccgccaccAAAACATAAgcgatattcatcatttgaacaatgattggtgtttaatcatgtatatatatgtcttatcaacacaaaacaaaatatatgaaatcattacttgttcttttggtgcatgtaccatcagtacttcattccatataggacatagtgccacacatttttttcaagacgcaattaatcatttttgatatttttatcttgaagtaaaattagaagctcaaatttttcaatggtggtaatggtgtaaagtaagtaacttttgtaactgaagataAATACCAATTTGTCTGCTACTGTAGAggtaaatataccatttgtcagcggtggagcaggTTTAAGTGACCTTCCTAATTGACTAATCAAAGTTACTACCTGTAGATTTCTTTGAGGACAATATAAACGAATAGTTATGATGAATCatttaaatatgaataattttttttccgttGTCAATCAAGGCAGGAGACATCAGTAAGAACTGGGATGGTCGAGCGGTGAGGGTACTGCCAGAGTCCTTGTGTATTACTGAGTCCTCCAGTAGGGCGTCTAATAGACTGAGGGAACTCACCAACATCTCAGACAAGTCGTGTAAGTACTGATTCTTTACCATAAGTTTCATTACAGATATCAATTGTGGAGACCCATTATTTCTTTGattgtttcttttgtttatttctcTTCTGTAAATTGGAACATATATCATTTTTCAATACAACAGCTGAATGGCCCCTGATATTGACATAAAAGATGAGTAAGTAGGTGTGAACTCTATTTGTCTGTTACCATTAAAGATGCAGTCCTCCATGTGTTAAACAATAAGATTATCCATTAAACGGTAGAACATGGTTATCACAAAGTCAGTCAAACACTTCTCCATTGACTGGTCACCAGGCAGTATGatagccacgcctcgtgctGACAAATGCacatgtttctattcaatgtcagAGCAAACATAGTAACACacaataaaaatagaaatgcaaAGTAATGTGCGGtatgattgacagctggcgatttGACAATTGTAAGACgtcagttattataaacatactACATTTGGAATGATTAGATTTTCAGGCAAAAGTGATTAAAACAGGATATGGTATGAGACACAGAAAATATAATTAGAACAAAGTGCCCGGGGCATGAAgtgcaaaaataaataaacctcTAAAATGTTTAAGTTTACAGTATCTAGAGGTGTTTACCCGGGCTGAATGGGCAGTCATCAAAGAATGCATACCATGGTGATGGTTGAATCAATTATGACTTAATGAATTCGAAATTTTGTTTAACTTTatgatgattatttttttttttttaaattattgtaacaattattacatcaaatttaaaaaaataacttgttCACATTAggatatgtatattttgaacCTGCACTGGTTGGTGTGAACCATTTCAGTACGTCTAGAGAAAGCTGAATCTGTTATAAGTGACATAACGTTTGACGACACCACCCCGTCTGAATTAGAAAGTCAGCTGACTGACGGCGTTGCAGACGAGAACCGAGGACTCCTACGGGACAGAGGCCCTGTTCTCATGCTCGATGATAACCCTTTCCCACTTCTTGATGACCCTGACCTTCATCGACCTTCCTTCATTGAAAACCTTGTGCAGTCGTACTTGGAAAAACAGGACACGGAGATCGGGATAATTGGTGAGATTTCTGAGGACGAAGAAGACAAGGCCATGGCAGAGTACGAgaaaagttcaaagttcaaagaACAAGTTCAAAAAAGACGGAGTGAAGGAAACATGGAGAAATTTATGGAAGGAGCAGGCAAGAGACTTTATGGTGCATGACTAATGTGGAGCTTGACTTAACCATGCGAAGTGATGATGGCTTACATCAAATGAAGTTTGTCTTAACCACTGACAATTAGAAAAGCTTGGAAGTGTTGACATTTTTAAAAAGAAGTTTGACCTAACAAATTAACTTGATCAAAGCTTATCTGAAATGAAGTTTGACTTAACCACAGGATGTAATGAAATCTTGGAAATGTTAACAACATGCTTAAAACGATGTTTGACTTATGGAAACGATGAATGGTTGCTTAAATGAAATTTGACAATAACCTATGAAAATGTTGACAGCATGCTAAAAGTGAGTTTGACTTAACCATTGGAAATTATGTAATCATAAGATTGATTAAATCCTGCTGAAAATGAAGTTTGACATATAtcataaactaataaaaataatgaaacatgcttaaaataaagtttgatggAATTTTGACACTGGTCCTTATATATCCTGACTTAACCCTTGAAAATAGTGTGGAGACATCTAATGCTAACAGTTAGATTTAACCATTTGTAATGTAGGAGGCTCCAACGagtccatttaaaaaaaaaaattaaaaaaattgcatattacagatttatctgcccttgtgcGTAGGTATTgcttgttatgtcattattttgtgagcgacaTGTCACATTTTTCAGTGGAAATGAAGACATGAAATGTCACAatttatacctatatatatacttgCAAGGGCAGATTATTCTGAAATGTGCAAAGACAGAAGAAATCCaaaattattgaacttttttggTCTTAGGTCAGTTTTGTTCACTTATTGTGatctttatattttctttgcATTATAGTTGTTATATGATATCttggtacatttttttttagattttagaatattgattttttatttgagAGGATAAATAAGTGTAAATATAGAATgctagaaaaaaaatcaaaatgatgtttGAAACATATTTTGTGACTATTGGAAGTAAAgggaaggtacgttaagactcgaatatggccccaaaattaattctccagtaaagaacaacatattttgccatataacagttgaatacatttgctaacacattacatcccgaaaatatcccgcatgtgccaattatgttcactatgacgtcatcaacatgcagtttcccgccatttttcacaaaaatccttgaaaaatcatactttttgagtggttttctctaaaaatgaatgtggccgccttcgtggagcagaaagagattttcacacgttgtgtatcgtgtatttacgcatatccatgcaaaatataaagttgctccaaggtggcggccaaatccatttcaagccttttctaacctaaagatgatgaatttctagcaaaatttggcgagaagaggaaaatcatcaatttgatgacgtcataggtggagaacattgtgtacatggttataaaaagttatgttttgatgaatggcaagtatgagagtatttattgatgtgaaattcatgtggatcagagttaatatttttcggcctgaaaaattaaggccaaatactggtcctatcatatctactcctttagAAAAGTACATGTAGTAGTATAATTAGTGCCTAtgatggaatgttttacctctACAGATCAATGGACACCGGAGCTGGGCAGAAAACAGGGCAGCAGTATGTTTGACACAAACAGGTAAATACACATTATACCACACATAATAAACTTTGGGGAGGAGGGAGGGGTGGAGAGGTtcactagattcaggttgtctggaAACGAGGGGTGAAGAGGTacactagattcaggttgtctggaAACGAGGGGTGGAGAGGTacactagattcaggttgtctggaAACGAGGGGTGGAGAGGTacactagattcaggttgtctggaAACGAGGGGTGGAGAGGTacactagattcaggttgtctggaAACGAGGGGTGGAGAGGTacactagattcaggttgtctggaAACGAGGGGTGGAGAGGTacactagattcaggttgtctggaAACGAGGGGTGGAGAGGTacactagattcaggttgtctggaAACGAGGGGTGGAGAGGTacactagattcaggttgtctggaAACGAGGGGTGGAGAGGTACACTAGATTCAGGGTTGTCTGGAAACGAGGGGTGGAGAGGTacactagattcaggttgtctggaAACGAGGGGTG
Encoded here:
- the LOC138311047 gene encoding uncharacterized protein isoform X2; this encodes MLISGRINAMHNTCEYHDFEFNAEVEIGSPFEKSMTQVNHSQRSMVSRDKAGSRADRKRNHSDSTSPNLDELTPWERELLKRRSNIIPKDGFIPNSVIRKNLGYVRPVTPTIQRKDIWTLKPVPEPDPRHMPPGWGGRPLEPEDTAMDIFEIARRYRLEHMESDYSQEEDVKDEDEIAEDKGVQLMPCMQNRNKVTKKKRSKKKSQGYESDESEEYEGYSQQRRVSLLPPEKDPKTAAPFTWADDDEARRSTLNPFQKLTAMVRASSTLSNASSIRGGYSKNSRRSTPVTPRYELKSKKLEFGSRNDLETPDSMRGVRKLTKSGGAQSRERSKSFKLTNMVVDEDSTNVRFKDQSGKRGSMLGNGDMDTIQKLLEEDWFADMRGTPSFDSIMQRLLTLLDTDDPELHAKICDYILDLHKDLGIPDMYLDRIVHKLSAQLGNSPGKSNNLQTLKQIGGTRPDVLATLLPRLIDSNSDVRDETANILSELVGVNNKDDLLQLMQDMGLKSQYNSKEEEEEALKALAMRLDIPYRSDSFNDWISNWVDESSSLYYEDAELKAGDISKNWDGRAVRVLPESLCITESSSRASNRLRELTNISDKSLRLEKAESVISDITFDDTTPSELESQLTDGVADENRGLLRDRGPVLMLDDNPFPLLDDPDLHRPSFIENLVQSYLEKQDTEIGIIGEISEDEEDKAMAEYEKSSKFKEQVQKRRSEGNMEKFMEGADQWTPELGRKQGSSMFDTNRESQDEIPPSATPRKSNNIRNSMSDEEEEEYDGFNPKDPAMYNYYKKRYPAYIRPGSGRKLHDKFGGVTSKRMGQFNMDGVIEPTDSGHHGDTADVAASISEVGEKVADTTLETMSTQDSGIGREISEVLSSKSGMETAVIKKGHHRSKQDWHKHSLSPVKSAGSLCPSGLSTPKGMDSDKVSEEVHVLPEPKRGRRKNWQRFFKTPTAQERRRMEMVKRDFDTGKVKQSNGQAVIQYIASDLPLLPGEAGLRLLHTVRVGNKGPTIGYDGRHRVEPIPGKLMVQTKNEDTGKSNFGILQMQWTTGVPVATSHDNYLQHRQMASGQSERSPSECTRSCDTMTEKSYISAQSLPNLQSVKQSKKKKKHVKKETKFILPRLYSRTTAHSHDYQWERPLPPPPAHKSSSQSSEVRRQHENYCKYYDLTKKKMQQYTSSNTKDLLLPEVVIRNALGASPKLHKSLTKLSRGHSVLLPPITLNQLMRVAPT